CGCTGGCAAGCTTGGCGAATACGCTTCTCATCCGGCTGGCCAATGTCGATCCAGAGGAGCGTCTCATCAATCTCATTTCTCACCCATAATGCGGGTTCATCTTGCGATGATAACCCCCGACTGAACTGAAGGTCTGGCGTGGCATTCAGGATAAATGCGAGCAGTCGGACCATCATGCGTGATTCACTCTCCGAGGGGTGGCAAGCGATGGTCAATGCATGCTCTGCGTAGTAGTTGCGATCCATATCGGTAATATTGATAACAGCTTTATAGATGGTCGCACTATTGGCCATATAATAGACTCCTTGTTTAATCCCTAACCCCC
The window above is part of the Gammaproteobacteria bacterium genome. Proteins encoded here:
- a CDS encoding YaeQ family protein; this translates as MANSATIYKAVINITDMDRNYYAEHALTIACHPSESESRMMVRLLAFILNATPDLQFSRGLSSQDEPALWVRNEIDETLLWIDIGQPDEKRIRQACQRAKQVIIYTYQPRSVAPWLKQVAHKLSRFDNLTIRHLEQTTVDQLGSLAKRTMKLQCTLQDGELWINDDSQQLQITLPRDSEGSL